A section of the Lepus europaeus isolate LE1 chromosome 19, mLepTim1.pri, whole genome shotgun sequence genome encodes:
- the SLC7A6OS gene encoding probable RNA polymerase II nuclear localization protein SLC7A6OS, with protein MEAGRTAVLRVKRKRSAEPAEALVLACKRLRSGAVQLAAQESPEGLERAAENNVFQLVATVRSQEEPVQQLLREALCPPQGSQKRIRRGLRASVREVRQEGRYRVVSSHRSSGTTKSGPESECAAGTPEAAGDVGFQLFDLVHEDAEPKAAVAGPCKTSDPDVILCNSVELIRERLTVSEDGPEVGHEKEEKHEDYVYDIYYLEMATPGWIENILSVQPYSQEWELVNDDEQPEDIYEDEDDENSENNWRNEYPEEESSDGDEDSRGSDASSSLSEEESGRSRRVWSKYPSDVHKEFGYDSPHDLDSD; from the exons ATGGAAGCCGGTAGGACGGCTGTGCTGCGGGTGAAGCGGAAGCGCAGTGCGGAACCCGCCGAGGCGCTCGTGCTTGCGTGTAAACGCCTCCGGAGCGGCGCGGTCCAGTTGGCCGCCCAGGAGAGTCCGGAGGGTCTAGAGAGGGCGGCGGAGAATAATGTCTTCCAGTTGGTGGCCACTGTGCGCTCCCAG GAGGAGCCCGTCCAGCAGCTCCTGCGGGAGGCCCTGTGCCCGCCCCAGGGCAGCCAGAAGCGTATCCGCCGCGGTCTCCGCGCATCAGTCCGAGAGGTCCGGCAGGAGGGCCGCTACCGGGTGGTCTCCAGCCACCGATCCTCGGGGACCACTAAGAGCGGGCCGGAGTCCGAGTGCGCGGCGGGGACTCCAGAAGCCGCTGGGGACGTAGGCTTCCAGCTATTCGATCTAGTCCACGAGGATGCAGAGCCAAAGGCCGCTGTCGCGGGTCCCTGCAAA ACGTCTGATCCAGATGTGATCCTCTGCAATTCTGTAGAGTTGATCCGTGAACGACTGACCGTGTCTGAGGATGGACCCGAAGTTGGACACGAGAAGGAAGAGAAGCACGAAGACTATGTGTATGACATTTACTACCTGGAGATGGCCACTCCGGGGTGGATCGAGAACATCCTCTCTGTGCAGCCATATAGTCAGGAGTGGGAGCTG GTGAATGATGATGAGCAACCAGAGGACatttatgaagatgaagatgatgagaacAGTGAGAATAATTGGCGAAATGAGTACCCAGAGGAGGAGAGCAGCGATGGAGATGAAGATTCCAGAG GCTCTGATGCATCCAGCAGCCTCAGCGAGGAGGAAAGCGGCCGCAGCCGACGAGTGTGGAGCAAGTACCCTTCGGATGTACACAAGGAGTTTGGCTACGACAGCCCCCATGACCTGGATTCAGACTGA